CTCGTCATCCACGAAGCCCAGACCATCCCGGAGCCGACGCAGACTTTCGTGTTCCACGGCTACCGGTTCAACATCCTGCGCCGGCAGCGCAATCAGGTGACCGGGGTGAACATTTCGCGGGTCGAGCCGGCCTGACGCTCCGTGCAGGGATTTGTTGCCGGGGCCAGTTGACCCTCACGCGGCGTGAGAGCGTAGGCCTTGTCCGGCGCAAGGTTGGTTGCGGCGCGGAGACATGACGGTGAAGAGACTGACGGTCAGGATGTTGGCGGATGCGGCGCGGGTTTCGGTCCGCACGCTCCACCATTACGACGAGATCGGACTGTTGAAGCCGGCCTGGATTGGAAGCAACGGCTACCGGTATTACGAACAGGCCGAACTCTACCGGCTGCAGCAGATCCTGCTGTACCGCGAGTTCGGGATGAGCCTCGAGGATATCCGCCGCGTGCTGGATGATCCAGGCTTTGATGCGGCCACGGCGCTGAAGGCGCACCGGCTGCAGCTCGAACGGCGTATCGGCGAACAGGAACGGCTGCTGGAGGTGATTGATGAGACGCTCCTCAGCCTCGAAGGAAAAACGACGATGACGGATGAAACACTTTACGCCTGGCATTCCGAGGCGAAACAAGCCGAGTTCGAGGCGTGGCTGGTCGAAC
The genomic region above belongs to Acidobacteriota bacterium and contains:
- a CDS encoding MerR family transcriptional regulator, translated to MTVKRLTVRMLADAARVSVRTLHHYDEIGLLKPAWIGSNGYRYYEQAELYRLQQILLYREFGMSLEDIRRVLDDPGFDAATALKAHRLQLERRIGEQERLLEVIDETLLSLEGKTTMTDETLYAWHSEAKQAEFEAWLVERYGPEMQARIDDSRARFNELDEAGRKAALAELETIETDLLEAFRRGIEPGTAVLKPILKRHNDWVAYMWGRPCPPQAYAGLGQMYSGNPEFIARFDAMAEGFSGYLSEAIAAYAAGLSA